The stretch of DNA TTTAGGCAACCTGCATTGCAAACTCTGCAATACAAAAAGAATTTGAAGTTTCATTTTATGATTAATAGTtcataagaaaatattaaaacgATTTGGGTGGCAGAATTTACCCTTCTGAGGTAGAGGTAGAGCATGTATTCTTCATAGCATTTTGGCCAAGAACCAGAGGAAATTTAGTTCCATTTAATGAGAAACCATTTATTCCAATTCCCTGTTTATGAAGAACCATCAGAATGCAAAATAGtaaatcaaataaatacatacatacatacatatacacaaaCATACTTCTTTGTTTACATGCTATACATAAACAGTTCATCTACACTGACAACATAGGATGTGAAAAGATATAAGGATGATACATACATCTAGTGTCTTTCCGTTCCCAAGGACAACCTTGTCTATGATTTGGCGATCTATGTTGCTTGCTGCTACACAAAATATCCATGGAGCTACACTTGACACACTAGCTATTAGACCAGCACTGTTGCCTGCAGATTGAGAAGTTAATATCCCTTTCTCCATCGCATGAAAAGCACCAATCGCAATGACATCTTGGCTGAAATTTGCAACTGCAATATATGGTCCTATTGAAATGGAAATGATGTCAACTCCATCAGCAATAGCATCGTCAAAAGCAGCCAAGATTTTTTCTCCTTGACAGTCATTTGGATAGCAGGCTCTATATGCTGCAATCCTCGCTGAGGGAACCCCTCCTCTTGCAGTACCTTGAGCAATTCCATAGAAACTGGCACCCTCTACTTTGTTGCCAGCTGCCGTTGAGGCAGTATGGGTTCCATGACCATCATGGTCCCTTGCAGACATATTATCACTTGATGTTGAGGAGTAATATCGAGCTCCAATTATCTTGCTGAAATATGATGGTTCCATATTGGTGATCAGCATTTAAAGGAGTGTAAATAACAGAACaatgacatttttcttttggttgtgtTTAGTATTTCAGTGTTATGCATAAATCAAAAGCTGGGAGACAACATTACTTATTGCAAGTGAAATTGTTGCCGCCTTTACATTCACCCTTCCATTTCGAGGGGTGAGGACTGAATCCTTCATCATTGAAGCTCTCTGATTCAGGCCAGATTCCAGTGTCAATAACGCCAACTATGACATCACTCTCAGCAGTGGCATTCCTTTTGATTGTCTCAGAAAAGCCAAGAAAGTCCCAGGACCTTGTTGTGTGAAGATGGTAAGGTTTGCTTGGAAAAACAGAGACTACTTCATTCCTATCTGCACATCACAGTATGTAAAAACATGCTATAATGTTATGACCCATCAAATTATATGACTCTTTAGGGAAATAGATACCATAAAATTGTCTTGCATGCAGCACTCACTAGCAAGCTTTTGTCTTTCACGATCAGTGAGCTTGGCAGCAAATCCATTGAAACTCCTTTTGTAACTTCTAACCAAGCAATTTTCTATagaactagagagagagagagagagagagagggagcgagcataaaaaataaataaataaataaataactgataatgttattattattttcaaagaaaattgaatAGCATCTAGAAATGTTACCTGCCCTCAACAACTTCTTGAAGCAAACTAAGGTGGTTAGACAATGGAGAGTATTGCCCCGTTGGAAGTGACCCCATGTACACAATGTAGACCtgaatcatatcatcaacaacTTAAGCAGAAAGTCACAAAGAGTGGCATATAAAACGGAAATTTGGCGTGATTTATGTGTAGCAATCTAGTTTTACTAGTCATTGGACCATAGAAGAGACAGATTCTTTTGCAACGAAAATAACACTTGCCTTCCTGTCTTCATCTGCGGCTCTGCATGATAAGCTTGTGGTGAGTATAAGAATGTAGGATATGTAGCAAAACAGAAGAGATCCATGATTAGCCATTTTTCCAATTCTGAAAAACTGAAGAGTAGTAAACTGTGTTTTATATCAGGATGGGAGGTTAAGAATTTCTTGTCTATTAAGCATTATAATTTGCTTTCCTTCTTATTAAATGCATCTATTAACTATGGAAATTAATTTAGCCACATTGATTGAAATTAGTGAGGATGATATgcctaaaaaatgaatatataataagttgtgattagtggagtataaattatacataaaaaataggacagaaaatttgttttcttataaTGCTTTTATTTCCTTTGCGGTGGCCATTAGGTAATTTTCATGAGTCAGCTTTCATAGTGGCATATTACTTGATAAGGGTCAAGTTTAAGTCCAGTGTTCAATAGTACTAGACCCGTTGAGATAATGATAAGTATCCACTTTtggacacatgtcatcatctaAGCGGGTCCAATGCACTGGACCTAAACCAAATCCACTTGATAAAATCTTTGAAAGATTTTAGGCTGGCAGCTTGCAACTTGGCAGTGATATATCTAGCAAATCTGTACTAAGGATTTAGATTCATGCATGACTTggcatatatatacaaaatgaaaGTCGTTTATCATGActttaattttgtatatatatgccAAGTCATGCATGAATCTAAATCCTTGGTATGGATTTACCAgaagaatataaatatatatatatatatatatatatagtttcacACTGCATAAAACTTTATTACTTGAGTTTCAAATatctctcctcaaaaaaaaatttgaattattaccaaaagtttcaaataaatttaacaatcaTTTTGAttctatttaataattttacgTGTTATATCTGTAAAATTTACCGACGTGCTTGCACGAAATGTATTAAGCATCGTAAAACTAATATGTTTTTGTCATGTgacttattaattaaagttaGTTATTTTACTTTAGGTAACACCCTATCAAGTTTCAAAAGgcttactaatatatatatatatatatatatatatatgtgagaagaaaattgatttttaattaacCTCATACTATTATGTCACATAAACTTTTGAATTTCTTACAATTTtaaatgttattattttaatatatatatatatatatatatatatatatttaattgaatttaaattctatttttatatttaaatcctCTAGTCTTGTTACTTCATGTCttctttaaatattaatagttGAATATATAAGTCCATCTACtaatataatcataataaatggataaaattaaaatatacagttttatatacaaacacaatcataattaatgtttattaataacacattataatcaaatttcatattaagtcaaaacaaaaaagaaaaaaaaaatcatattatgttAAACTTTTCTATGCATTCCATGAGTTATCGACTAATATATATGACAACAAGATTCATACCCATAGTGGTCTATGGTTATGCCAAGTGGCACGTACCTTGAGAAGGGATAAGAACCCTCTTCATTTAGTCTTCCACCTCTCCAAAGTCAAAAGTTTGCATTTATACCATCGCGCACTCTTTgcgcgatggtcactccacaagtattaagtacttgtgaggtgtggggggcaaggacTAGGATTCAAGTCTTCAAAAgggagtttcatacacatatacacttagattaggctaaagtaagatttctatcttgtatcaaaaaaaaaaaaaaaagtttgcatttatgtgaatttattatttagttgCCATGTATTAATGGCATAAGTGGGTTTTATTTACATGTATTAATTATCTATGAATGGTGtgttaattatttatataaaagaaatttatattttatacggttatttttactttttttttaaaaaaaaactatatggttattttataaactctattgatatatatagagttttttttttttcttttttttgagtaaatatagatatgtatagagatGAATTCAAGTTACATCTCCATTCCTGCTTAGATTTTATGGTGGAAATTTGATTAGTTACCAagtcataaataaaataattataacgTTAACACATCTCTCAATTCTAGAATAAGAGTTGTTACTTGgaaatcaatcaattatttatgagaaatgctatgctaacaacattttcacaactcttttacaacaaatcctaaatgacaagttgttaataTTGGTTGTTACAAGTGtgcaaaaaagtaattgaagttatagattcaaattataaccaataacaacttaatacctttgatttgttataaaaatgttgtggatgtaacacTTCTCATCATTTATTCTAAACTAAATTCAATAGTGATGAAATGTAAAAGACCATATTTACACCCTCCAATAAAATACTGACACACtagatttcctttcttttttttttttcaaataaaatcatatataatgaCTAAACTAGTACTCTTATTttatatccattttttttttcatccacattcatattttaattgtggattttttttttttttttgctcccATTTGTTTCACCattaacattttttggaaaatgaattattttccaaaaataattttctaaaaaaatattctattttcttttatttggtaGTAACCTTAAAATGCAATAGACAACTGTCTTTTTACTTCATGTTACTGAAgtaaaaacattttagttttccatgttcttcatgtttgaATGAAGTATTATGAACACGTGCATTTCTTTAAATCCATATGACTATATAAGCCATGAGGAATTTTGAAACAGCAGAGGCAACATTGAAAATGCTTGCCTTAAAAACCTTGCATTTCGACTTGTGTATGCCCCAGTTGTAACGCCCCAAAATcataggcaaaaaaaaaagtctatttaatctgaataatccataaaaatattaaataaaaggaACTAGCAACCTTGAATCTGATTACAAaagtcagagctctaattcaccaaatacaaaacatccacaaaataattctccaatacaaagtttaatgccataaaataatgataaaatcCTCAGTTCTACAAAAACAGTTTGTAACTTCTGTCTCCCAAGAATCTCTACTCCAGTATTCCACCTAATGTATCTGTAATGGGAAATAAAggggggtgagataactcaataagtggaattcactaacattggggtgtgggaacaaacctttcaaataaataattctttcaacaGATTCACAACTTATAACTCACCAATATTTTGTCATCAACTATTTCATGTAAAGgaaaataatatctttatattgtgagccatcataatatatatattgataccaTCACATAAACAATTCCCTAGGCTTTTCTCGTGGTCAACATTTACGCCCCGTTGACAGGGTTGTGCTGTCCCCTTTTTGGGACTGGAACCTCCTTTCTTCCTATTTCTCAAGGATGGATCCTTTGGAACCTAAAGGtacactcccttgctaaggagcttccttttggatcctcaatagtatgctcccttgctaaggagctatcaaatgtgcactATCCCCTTTTGGGaccgtcccttgctaaggactagctGCAGCATGattgtcccttgctaaggactaaatatCATACTGAGCTTCTAATCAcgacttgccataggttttcaaaacatattcaatatgctcacaaaataatccattcatacttctcaaaatataaagacatattcacacatacaagtttaaataaaattaggttgtcccacaagtttttcataaaacgaatagccaatgtgcacatcaaacatttgtaaaatattcatttatatatagaatatcaacatattccttcatataaaatagtttaataattaacactgttttgggaaaacccccaaaattagtaaacaccacttacatcttagttgcaaaaataaagaaaatcaacctcccttgaatcacaacaattcagtagaattagaacctagcaataccaaaaaaataggttcatcaatacacaatttcccacttccaaatttattttcataCTTAAATGGTTTTATCCTAGACAACATTGATTTATCCAAAATCCTCCATTTATTCACCTAACTATCCAATTTACTTTCAACTTTGATCAGATTTTTGGACTTATAAATATTGCTGCCTAATTAGAATATTCATGAAACTTCAATCAATCTCAGAGCCAATAGAGGTATGACTGTACATACTATTCATACATAATCAAATTTTCAAAGCCTGGACCATACGGCTATACAAATAAAAGTTCCTATTTTAATATTGTATTCCTCATCCCAAAGACCCAAATCCTCTTGATGCCATAAAGCAAAGGACACGGCTGGACACTAATCGGGCAAGGACAATGGCAATGAAAAGAGATAAACCATTATATATGTAAACCACAAGCAACCCTTTATCCCTTCACATGGTGACAAAACAGTTGAAAAAGTCCAAGCCTATTAGACACAATTCAAAGCTCTGGACATGCAGCCATAATTGACCATTCTCATCTAATATAATACCATTATAGGAAccctttttctttaatatattgaAAGGTTAGACTTTATGAAGTCATGCCTTTTGTCCTATTAGCTACTAAAGCCATTTCATGCACAATTCTTCCTTGAAAACGTGGGATGATCTCCTAGTCATGatcaggtttttatttttttattattattttttttttgtattcttttacTTATCAACATGATGACAACGTTGAATTTCAAGTCCACACCTACCACTGTGCTCTGTGCAGCACAAAGACTCATATACGCAGAAATCCTCCCTCCTAGCTATGTGATATATCAATAGTCCTTAAGCTAGATAGACACATGCTAGGTATCACATAATTAAAAGAACCAAAATAAAGAGGAGAGCTGACCTGATTCTCCTACCCAGCCGTAGAGAAGACAAGAAACAGCTTACTTGTATGTTGCGGCTGAAAACAAAAGGGACTTCTTATGTATACACATGTAATTTAAGAGGAAAAAGGCTAGGGTTTTCAAggcccatatatatatacttatgccACATCACTTGGGCTTCATATCCCAtagtatttatattatttttaatatcttaggcccaaatctatttaatccattttaattataggcctctattaaaaatttacgtataataatttaattggtattaaattatggggtgttacatCCTTCCCCCCTTAAAATAATTTCGTCCTCGAAATCGTACATACCTTCGTTAATGAACAACTCTGGACACTTTGATTTCATCTCATCTTCTCGCTCCCAAGATGCCTCCTCCACTGTGTGATTCTTCCAAAGAACCTTAACCAATGCTATGGTCTTGGTGTGTAGCACATGGTCCTTGCggtcaagaatttggattggaacTTCCTCATAAGTCAAGTTGTCTTTGATCTTGAGTGGCTCATAGTTCAAGACATGTGAAGGAACCAGGATGTACTTTCTCAACATGGAAACATGAAACACATTATGCACTCCTGCAAGTGTAGGCGGTAAGGCCAACTCATAGGCAACTTTACCAATACGTTTCAGGATCTCAAATGGACCAACGAATCTAGGACTCAACTTCCCCTTCTTCCCAAATCTCATCACACCCTTCATTGGGGAGACTTTCAAAAATACCATATCTCCAACTTCAAATTCTACTTTCTTTCTTGAGTGGTCATAATAACTCTTCTGTCGACTTTGTGCTGTTTGCAATCTTTTACGAATCAAATCAATCTTTTCAGATGTCATCTGAATGATTTCTGGTCCCAACAATTTCCTCTCTCCAACCTCTTCCCAACATAATGGGGACCTGCATTTTCTACCATACAAAGCCTCATAGGGAGCCATCTCAATACTAGAGTGGTAGCTATTATTATAGGCAAATTCCACTAAAGACAAGTATTTTTCCCAATTCCCTTTGAAATCCAATACACAAGCCCTTAACATATCCTCCAGAGTACGAATAGTCCTTTCTGATAATCCATCAGTTTGTGGGTGGAAGGCAGTACTAAAGCTAAGATTAGTACCCAAAGCTTTATGTAAACTTTCCCAAAACCTTGAGGTGAATCTTGGGTCTCGATCGGACACAATTGATGCTGGAACTCCGTGAAGACTCACAATCTCATCAATATATATCTGTGCTAGCTGATCAAGTGAGTAAGTCATCTTAACAGGAATAAAATGTGCTGTCTTTGTCATTCTATCCACAATTACCCAAATGGCCTCATGTCCCTTAGGAGATCTTGGCAAACCAGTCACAAAATCCATACATATACACTCCCACTTCCACTCAGGAATGGGAAGTGGTTGCAGCAATCCTGAAGGTTTCTGGTGTATTGCCTTAATTTGTTGACAAGTCAGGCATTGCTCCACAAACTGAGCTATCTCCCTCTTCATGTTATTCCACCAATAAGTTTCTCGAATGTCACGATACATTTTAGTGCTACCAGGATGCACTGAGTATGGGGTACGATGGGCTTCTtccataatctctttctttaaTGCAAAATCATTTGGCACACAAAGTCTTTTTCCAAACCTCAAGACACCATCATTAGACACATTAAATTCTGGTCTCTTCCCTTCTTGTACTTCTTCTATGATCTTTACAATTTGTGCATCgtcaacttgtgaactcttaaTCTTCTCAATCAAAGTGGGTTGTATTGTCAAACTAGCCATAAAGACTTGGGAATCACCCATGACAATTTCAATTCCCATCCTTTCCAAGTCCTTAATAATCTCCTTTTGAGTAGTTAACAAGGCCGCTGAGAAACCAGAAGACTTCCGACTAAGTGCATCAGCTACCACATTAGCCTTGCCTGGGTGGTAATTGATTGAGCAATCATAATCtttaatcaattcaagccacCTTCGTTGTCTCATATTCAATTCTTTCTGAGTAAAGAAGTACTTCAAGCTCTTATGATCTGTATAAATCTCACACCTTTCACCATACAAATAATGTCTCCAAATCTTCAATGCAAATACCACTGCAGCCAACTCCAAATCATGAGTGGGATAATTTTGTTCATAACTTTTTAATTGGCGGGATGCATAAGCTATGACTTTACCATGCTGCATCAACACACAACCAAGCCCTTTTCTTGAGGCATCACTATAAATAACAAAGCCCCCCATGTTGCTAGGGATGGTTAGTACTGGTGCAGTGACCAACCTTTGCTTAAGTTCTTGAAAACTCTTCTCACATTCTTCTGTCCACACAAACTTGGCATTCTTACGAGTTAGGTGAGTCAAAGGGGCTGCAATACGGGAAAATCCCTCCACAAACCTCCTATAATAGCCAGCAAGGCCCAAAAAGCTTCTAATCTCACTCACATTCGTCGGTCTTGCCCACTCAACCACAGCTTCAACCTTACTAGGGTCTACAGAAATCCCTGCCTTAGATATCACATGCCCTAGGAACACCACTTGGTCAAGCCAAAATTCACACTTCTTAAACTTGGCATATAGCTTCTTCtccctcaaaatttgaaaaacaattctCAAGtgctcttcatgttcttccatgctCTTGGAGAAGATTAGAATGTCATCAATAAAGACAATAACAAAGCGGTCTAAGTACTCATGAAACACCCTATTCATCAAGTCCATAAACGCAGCAGGAGCATTGGtcaatccaaaaggcattaccaaGAATTCATAGTGCCCATACCTAGTCCTGAAAGCTGTCTTGGGTATGTCTTCACTCTTGATTTTCAACTGGTGATACCCAGAACGAAGGTCAATCTTAGAGAAGACTTGTGCCCCTTGCAATTGATCAAACAG from Quercus lobata isolate SW786 unplaced genomic scaffold, ValleyOak3.0 Primary Assembly Scq3eQI_2008, whole genome shotgun sequence encodes:
- the LOC115973287 gene encoding subtilisin-like protease SBT4.3, whose translation is MIQVYIVYMGSLPTGQYSPLSNHLSLLQEVVEGSSIENCLVRSYKRSFNGFAAKLTDRERQKLANRNEVVSVFPSKPYHLHTTRSWDFLGFSETIKRNATAESDVIVGVIDTGIWPESESFNDEGFSPHPSKWKGECKGGNNFTCNNKIIGARYYSSTSSDNMSARDHDGHGTHTASTAAGNKVEGASFYGIAQGTARGGVPSARIAAYRACYPNDCQGEKILAAFDDAIADGVDIISISIGPYIAVANFSQDVIAIGAFHAMEKGILTSQSAGNSAGLIASVSSVAPWIFCVAASNIDRQIIDKVVLGNGKTLDGIGINGFSLNGTKFPLVLGQNAMKNTCSTSTSEGVCNAGCLNSSLVIGKIVVCDDPDADFEASIAGAVGSILKNDPFDDIADVFSLPTSSLSVDKYDIVASYLNSTKEPQATILRSEAIQVGDAPIVAWFSSLGPNYVVPEILKPDITAPGVEILAAYSEIVSPSSSSQDMRRAKYNILSGTSMACPHVSGVAAYVKTFHPDWSASAIKSAIMTTASPMNATEILAAEFAYGSGQINPTKAVDPGLVYDASKEDYINLLCSLGYDEKNLRLISGDNSTCPEVSTKTLARDLNYPSMTAMVSPLQSFNVTFHRTVTNVGFANSTYKATTFTNSEVKIIVEPEVISFTSLNEKSSFVVHVTGGQGILPTNYSKASSSLVWSDGSHSVRSPVFVYALSN